From a region of the Zingiber officinale cultivar Zhangliang chromosome 4B, Zo_v1.1, whole genome shotgun sequence genome:
- the LOC121976656 gene encoding polyadenylate-binding protein 3-like isoform X2, translating to MLTFVVFGELWACCYLAFLVEYACTPEEVQQHFQSCGTVNRVTILTDKFGQPKGFAYVEFVEAEAVQEALQLNDSELHGRQLRVAAKRTNVPGLKQFRPGRYNPYMAYPYSRPYMPPYYASPYGYGRFPRFRRPMRYRPYF from the exons ATGCTGACCTTTGTGGTGTTTGGAGAACTTTGGGCATGTTGTTACTTAGCATTTCTG GTTGAATATGCTTGCACCCCTGAAGAAGTTCAACAGCATTTTCAGTCGTGCGGGACAGTTAACAGAGTCACTATTCTGACTGACAAATTTGGTCAGCCCAAGGGTTTTGCTTATGTTGAATTTGTGGAAGCCGAGGCTGTCCAAGAGGCTCTTCAGTTGAATGACTCTGAGCTGCATGGTCGTCAACTCAGG GTTGCAGCTAAGCGGACGAATGTTCCAGGGCTGAAGCAATTCCGTCCCGGGCGATACAATCCTTACATGGCATATCCATATAGCAGACCATACATGCCACCCTACTATGCCTCCCCTTACGGATACGG GAGGTTCCCTCGATTCAGAAGGCCGATGCGCTATAGGCCCTACTTCTAA